The sequence below is a genomic window from Macaca fascicularis isolate 582-1 chromosome 3, T2T-MFA8v1.1.
ATTTAGTTTATGTAGCAGTCTTAATCTAATTATAGAGATGATAAAATTGCATAGAGCTACACACAGACATGAGTACATGTATAACTATTGAAAACTGAACTAGCAGTATGAGTGTACAATGTTAATTTATTAGTTTTGATATTGTAATACAGTTGTATAAAATGTTAACTTTGGAGAAGGCTAGGGGAAGAGTGCAATAGATTTCCCTGTACCTCCTTCACAACTGCCtgtgaatttataattatttcaaaatagaaagttcaggaaaattaaaaatcttttgtttatCAGGAGCTAAGACAAAGTGAAAAGTTAAGTCATGGAATGGGAGAAGGTATTTaatatattcaacaaataatgaatgaccaaaatgtataaagaattcctacaactcgatttttttttttttttttttttttttttggtgagacggagtctcgctctgtcgcccaggctggagtgcagtggccggatctcagctcactgcaagctccgcctcccgggtttacgccattctcctgcctcagcctctggagtagcttggactacaggtgcccgccaccacgcctggctaattttttgtatttttagtagagatggggtttcaccgtgttagccaggatggtctcgatctcttgatctcatgatccgcccgcctcggcctcccaaagtgcagcaCACTAATTTTTTAAGTGAGCAAAGGATGAGAACAGACAActtcaaaagagaaaattgacACACGTGAAAACTGACTAAAAATCACTGGaatcaaagaaatgcaacttTAGACAATAGTGAGATATTAATTTGCATCTAGCATACAGAAAACTTGGTCTTTCAATACCAAGTGTGGGTGAGCTTGTAAGGTAGCTTCTGCCTAGAAGTAGAAAAGCccgatttttctttttcttttcttttgagagggagtctcgctctgtctcccaggctggagttcagtggcgcgatttcggctcactgcaagctccgcctccagggttcaagtgattctcccacctcagcctcctgagtagctgggattacctgtgcgcgccaccacacccggctaattttttgtgtagttttagtagagatggggtttcatcatgttggtcagggtggtcttgaattcctgacctcgtgatccgtctgcctcagcctcccaaagtgctaggattacaggtgtgagccactccgcCCGGCCTGATTTTCCTAATTCTATCTGAGTTTATAGAAACTAAGTCTCGCTACACAATGCATGATAACTATTTTTAATCAAATAGTAAATAATTACGCAACCATACACTTGGAATGAATTGGATACATAATTTAAATTCTGCTTAACAAATTCTCAGTCACCAAAGGTTACATTTAcaatatatccaaatatatagtggatgcattttttctttttctaatacaaGCTAATAAGTTTTAGCAGTTGAAcagtagaaaattaaaatattttcattgcagtCCTACGTGTTGGCTGAGTTATAATGAtaaacagtaagaaaaagaaacagaattagaTTTAATAGAAGCACCTACAAGATTAGATATTTATTTAGGAAAAACCAGAGGTCGTCTTGACTGATTGATCATATGGTTGAAAGAGACATGAAGAGCCAAAGCTAGGACTTGGGAGTGTACATGAAAGGATAGCTGAATCTGCTAATAGACATCAGGATATAGATTTGTAATCAAAACTCCCAACAAGTTAGGGAATAAATGTGTCTTGGCCCTTCATAAAAGAAGCAGGTGATTTAATCTGCCTTGCCAGTAACCGGAATAAATGTTTGCTTtcataagcaacaaaagaaaactttatgagtgcaaagaaatgaaacagctaataaaagtaaaactttacAGGCACCAAAGCTCTATTTCCATACCATGTTAAATGTTAAATGACTAGTAGTACTAATTGTTCTATGCTGTTTGGAAGAAATATACCTTTACTATTCCTAAATCCTTCCTAGGAGTAGTAATTTTGGGCTAAAATTATCCCTTGGCTCTCAGTAATCCCAATTGACATCATCACTTGGAAAGTGTCAGGAAACTGAAGGAAATAGTTCCTGCTCTTGGTTTGTGTGACCTATTTTTCAAAAGCCTAGGGAATACTGTTCTTtcccagagagggaaaggaaaggaatttcAGAGTGAGGATGCTGATATACTTTAGGAAGTGCTACAGGTTACAGGCACCTCTCTGGCTTGATAGTAAGGTATACCTACATGTCTAAGTGGGAGAAAAGATCCAGTCAAGGAGAAATATTGGCTTCTGGTGCCACATTGAAAATTGCAGGTCAAGTTAATAACTAAGTCCATTTGAGCTAGAGCTAACCAGcaagggtttttccatgtttttcttttggCTCAAACTTGGAGCAATTTTGACCCAAAGATGGAGGAGAAAGCGGGAGAATGctcaaggagagaaagaaaggtcCCTTTTTTTGAGGTTTGGGCTTCAGGTACCCTTGTTATGAACTTCAGCAGGAGTTATACTCTGGCATGTTGCCCCTGCAGGATGAAACCACTGAAGGAAACGTCACTGTGAAAAcgtaagccacagactgggaaaagGTATTTGCAACACATATCACCAACCATGAATAAAggccagaatatatgaagaattcctacacatcagtaagaaaaagaccaACTAATCTTTAAAGTGGGCAAAGATTCACTGGtgcctttggaggagaagaaaaagagccaTGTTTGACCAAGGCCTGCTGGAAAATGCTGGTAAGCATGAGTGCAGAGATCCAAGTGTCTGCACCAATGCCACAGAACTGGAGTAGTGCCGTGCCCAAGACCTGGAGAGCACATGGGAGATGTAGCTCTGTGCAGGTCCTCAAAGCCAGGGCTGGCCTGGCCACTATGCTGCGGAGAGGCAGGGCACCCTTCCTGATCCCCAACTCAGTCTTTTCTTCAAGGCTACTCCTACAGGAACACTATTAAGAAGATCTAAATGATGATAAACTAGGATATTACTAACATAGATGTGGCTTGGCCTTGTTCCTGACTCAGATAATGTGACTTCTGTCAATGTTATAGGAATTCTACCTGCTCAGTTTCTAAATAGTTAAGGTTAGATCAAACACATTCCTGTGGTCAGAACTCAGCACTCTAAACCGTTGATGCAGAGAACTGGATTGGAGGTGTGATCTGTCGAACCACCTAATCTTCTCAATCATATTCCAAGCCCAATCATATTCCACACCCAAAAGATTTTGGGgagaaatataaaagttaatGGATGAAAAGTGCCTTCTTAAATCACCAACACTCATCTTCCcaagataaaactttatttgaagCATCAAGCAATATACTGAAAGAAGTGTCATGCTCAAGTAATGCTCATATTTCCATAATTGCACCTTTGATACTCTCTGCCCTCTTAAAAAAGACTGCATAGTGAGCAAAGATGAGTAGCACATATGCTTTTCTACATAACCCTATCTATATGGTGCTTAAGAAAGTCtccttttaatttcattcttccttccttaAAAAGCATGTTGGTTTTTTCTGGGAAAACTAAAACAAACTAGTTCTTCCACTTAGGATGCAGTTTCTCCCAAGTTATTTATGAAACAACACAGCTGCCTTTTTCTTTAAAGGGATTCTTGTCTTCTGGAATTCCCTTTACTAGAGGATCCTCTCCAGAACGTTCTTCAATATAGTTCTTTATTTCTTCAGAACATTTAGACACcttaagtacagaaaaaaaaaagaatatattagtTTATGGTTGTTTAAACTTTGTCCCTACCCCTAAATGAAATTAGTATAACTGAATACAagcagtttttaaacatttttttacatatatgtatatttgtgtgtatatatattatatatgatacacATATAAAATCTGGGTTCTGCactctaatatttttattctattactATATCTATGATACAATCTATGTAAAACATATTTCTTACTGTTGGTCGTTGGTCAAAttcaaaaatgtttgaaagtcACTGCATTAAATAAATCATCTCCAGCAATTTTTTCCCATTGTGTCTCATATGATTTCCTTCCTCTGCTAAAATACAATTATGACACATCTACAATATTTTAGGAACTGaaatataatcttattttaatttttcatgctAATGAGCAGGTGCAGTAGTAGATAATCCCCAAATGTTTTGGGGTGTATAATGCCACGATTCTCACTTATGGGTGTGTGTCatgttctgaaatttcacaaaATGATAGAAGCTTTGGAAAAAGCCTGACTCTGGAAAGATTGGAGTTGTCCAAATATTGCACTCTGTGTTGCTCCTCAGAATTTCTTCCTGCTGCATGAGGGCAATGATCATAATAAAAGACTTAGATTCTGAGACTTATTAGGCTTATCTGAGAATAAATTTTTTCTGCGATGGAGAAAAAATTGAATAATGTCTTCAAAAAGTCTATTCTTACAAGAATCGTTTCTTCAAAAAGTCTATCTATCCTTAAAAGACAGGTTGCAagaatgagttaaaaaaaaaaagaataaaagcaaaataaaagaaattagggTCTTAATGAAGCCCTGTGTTGCTAGTAAGAAATTTACAGTAAAAATTACAGAAGTACCagcaaatttaatttaattaatttatttatttgtttttgagacggagtctcgctctgtcacccaggctggagtgcagtgacatgatcacggctcactgcaaagCTCCagctgccgggttcacgccactgtcttgcctcagcctcccgagtagctgggactacaggcgcccacgaccacgccctgctaattttgtttcaccgtgttagccagtatggtctcgatctcctgacctcgtgatccggccgcctcggcatcccaaagtgctgggattacagaagtgagccactgcgctgggccacACCAGCAAATTTAAATGGAGACCTAGGAAAACTGGGCAAATGTTCCCACTGAATTAGTAATCTAAATTAGTAACCTCAAACTGTTTTAATGGTTACTACTAAAACATGTTTGCATATGTATCCCAAAATGAATATAACTTTTAACTACAAATAACTACAGATACTGTTTTGTTAATACATcatgcaaaattataaaacataaactgGAAATTATTAATGGGTGAGgtttaaaactaaacaaaaatagaaatgctaATATTTTACTTCCACATCCCAAATGATTATCCTTTGCAAAAAAGTGTGGAAGCCTCTGACCTTAAATTGAAAAGTAGGTGATGTAGTTCTGTGACTTAAAATCTggcaaaataaaatctttcaggTACAATTCTTTCAGGTAACATTTGCTCTCAATTGTTGCTGACATTCAGAGTGCATACATTTTAAGTGAATTTTCAGAGTTGATAATGCACGTGTCCATAACCTAGGGTCTGTGGTCCCAAGTTAATTTATGGACAAGATTCATGCTCCCTACATTGAATCTTTTCTTACAAGGTCTTTTCATTAGGTTTCAGAAGAGGTCTGCAACCTCCAAATGTGAGTAATTACTCCTTTGATACATTTCCTTCTGTAATCAAGAGGATATGTTTGATAAACATTTAACTACAGCCAGAACGGAACTTGCAAGTTTTGTCGGGGCCTGAGTTAAGGACTGAACACGTAGCCTAGATGTTAACTATTTATTGACTGAAAAATGAACTGGGCATGAGAAGAAGAATGTTTTAGTAGCTGCCCTATCACTATCTATCTCTGTGGTCTTAAATGAGGAGCTCGTTAGCCTTTGTGGGACTCaagttttttttaatccttaaagTGAGGGAGATGAATGATCTCTAAGCATTCCAATGCTTGTCTAGCAGTAACCATGTATAATTCCAAGTGTGTAATCAAAtgtcttaatattatttttgagatttagATGCCTCTTTCTGTATTTCCTAAGGATACACATGTACCCAAAGTTTTTTCTCCCTCTGGCATACACTTGAGGTTTCTGGAGGTGGGAAGTTGATGCCACAGGCCGTGTCCTAAAGGGTCAGGCTGGCTAGCAGGGAGAAATTGCTAATGAATGATACAATCAATTTTTACATAGTCAGTTGCATCCACATCCCTGTTCAATAGTTAACTTAAAACTCTGGATAAGTAGAAGACACTTGTCTTTTTTCCTAAGTTCTGCACAGTGATACCAAATATTAAGATATTAGAACCTTGCATAGGCAATGCTGTACTTCAGTATATGAAACTCTGTTTAATATGTAACTCCTAAGGTTTATTGTATGAACATATCTAAGTGGCCAACACTTGCTGTACCGGGAACTTTGCCATCCATAAAATGGGTCCCTTAAGGTGTCAAGAAGCATGCTTATTGAGTGGGTAGTGTAActtccttcttttcccctttAAACACATTGGTATTTTTAAAGCTACAAACCGTTAACATGATAGAGGGGACATCTCATTATAAAAGCTAGGAAGAGCAGGGATTTGGATGTGAAAGGTTaaatttgagaaaagaaatatgtaaaaagtaaaacacaaaaatgcCTGCATCTTCTAATCATCACTCAAGAGTAAAGACTCTTGCCCTTACCAGATTCATTACAACTAGAACAGGAAGGCAAGTGAGCATATTATAATGCTTcatttccattgtttttcttaatttttttctagtgctAAACCATAATAAATAAGATCAGTTCAAAATTTTCTTGCTGAAAAGGAAAGGTTAATTATCTTTAAACAATATCTATTCAAAGACTTTTCCTAGTCTACAGGATGCCTGACTGAGTTAAAACAGGAAGAGAGATTAGTGTCTAAAGGAAGGTCCTGATGACCAGTAAGAAATTGAAGTAAAACTTATAAAACTTATAAAACCAAGACGTTTCAGTGGAGAATATTAAATACTGGGTCATATGTTATCATTGAAATGGCAATCTCTATCAATAGtctctaaaacttttaaattgtGATCACTAAAAAATTTTTCATATACACCTCAGTATATGTATAATTCTGTATAAATAAGTACAGATACTACTGTATTAATCGCATACTTATAAAACATAAAGTGAAAATTATAAAGGGATgagatttacaaataaataaagatagaaatTCTAATATTTTGCTCCCCAGTTTCGGTGGACTGTTCTTTGCATATCACTGAAGGCCACTGgtgaaattcaaaattaaataatgtaagaCTTCACAATATGGTTTTAgaaaatttctttcaaatatcATCCTTTCTAGTAGTGTAAAAGATGAAAGAACCAAGTAGCTATCCACTTTTTTCCTACAAGTGAGTTTCGAAAAACAGCTGTCTAATGGAAAGCAAGATTTCTTGTCTATTTTCCCCTTCCTAGGCATCTTAAAAAGTTAGGACATTTGGCCTTAAATTCCTTATCGGATCCTAGACCTCTCCTCTACCTCCTACGATTTCCCCACATCAGCTGGCAGTCCCCAGGCACTGTCAAAGGGGTGGTGAGAAGAGAAGCTACAAAGGGGAGGAAAAATAAGCTAAACTATTTGTTTTACTGTTACTAAGCAGGACAAACCGAACCCTGCTTCATTTCAGAGAAGGAAATATTCCGGAACAGCCAACTTACTTGTTGTCTCTGCAACTTCACTTCTTTGCGAAGCTGCTCAACttccattttcagtttttccttctctGGCAAATCTTCGATGTGAAGGGCTGGCATTTTCGCCCCAGAACTGGGCCCGGGCTAGCTCGGGCAGCGGAGCCCCTGGAAGAGCTGCGAAGCTCGGCGCGTGTCGAAACAACTGCCGGGCCTGGCCCGCCGCTCACCCGCACAGGATGTGACTGCAGCCCCGCTGCGGTCCCCAGCTCCCCGAGGGCTCCGCTTCCTCCGGGACCCCGTCACGCCAGCGCGCCCCAGCGTCCTAGGACATGAGAACTCTGCCTTTTCTCAAGTCCCCACAACCTAGGAGGGCTGCTTGGGTGCTAGGTTAGGGTTAACTTTGAGACTGGTTCAAAAGCAGCTTCCCGCCGCTCAATCGCCCAGCAGGGATGCTGGCCCGGGACAGGCCCTGACTCAGGACTGCCACGCCCGCGGGGGGCGGCTGGGCTAGGGCTGCCTTACTGGGGACAgcagaaattttactttttatacttCTCGCCCCCCCACCCCGCactccccccccccctttttttttccgTTTCCAAGTCACATCCGGGTTTTGTTTGTGAAGCAAGGAAAAGAGTACACTACCCAGCAGGAAATAACTACCCTTCGCCTctcaaagagttttaaaaatatgccagATATAGTTTTTCCCTAATTACATacataggttggtgcaaaagtaattactttTCCCTAATTACATATGTAGGTTGGTGCAATTagttttgcatcaacctaataaatGCATAGTGGGGAATGTGGACGCTTAAGAAAAGgctcaaaagaaaatgaagctcaATCTTAATCCCAGAAATGCCCACCAGTGCTCTGCTGATTTGTGTAGATCAAGGCCTAATATGGATTTACACATTTTGGGAGAGGAGGGGGCAACAGGGTGTGAATATCGTTTACAAGTTGCTCGGACATTTTTTGTCGTTAAATAATCATCTGCATCCTCAGCAGcagagtttttacttttttacttttttcggGGGAATGTTTTGTAGAGTGGCGCATCAAAGGATGATATAATAGAAGACAGAAGCAGGAATCTTAAAGTTCTTACCAGAAAGCCTTTCTCCACTCCCCAGCCCCAAGGTTTGGGTGACACTTGACACCAAGGATTTTGAATTCCTGGCTCCTGAACCTTCCTGGATGTAGGCAGTGGATTCATTTAGTATTAGTTTCTTAATTTTCTGGAAAGCAATATTTATCGCGCTGTTGCTCTGGGAAGCTAGGAAAAGTATCCGATGTGAAAAATGTTTACATTCAATAAAACTTTCCCTTTAACTATAACTAAAGCCTTGT
It includes:
- the GNG11 gene encoding guanine nucleotide-binding protein G(I)/G(S)/G(O) subunit gamma-11, with translation MPALHIEDLPEKEKLKMEVEQLRKEVKLQRQQVSKCSEEIKNYIEERSGEDPLVKGIPEDKNPFKEKGSCVVS